The Cervus canadensis isolate Bull #8, Minnesota chromosome 20, ASM1932006v1, whole genome shotgun sequence genome segment TGCCGTTGTACTGTAGCATTGCCTCTCTCATCATAGAGATCTCAGAATGCAATAGGCTAATAGCCTGGTTACTCTCACTTAAAGCTTATGAAAGATGTTAAGGCTTAGATATGGTCAATGACATCCTCCAACCCCATTGAaggcgcgcgcgcgcacacacacacacacacacacacacacacacactcacacacacacacacacacacacggtgcaaaacacacacacacacacacacacacacacacacatatacacacaagttACAAAACCAGTACAGTACAGATCTTTGACTCATTGGGATCATCCCAATGGTAGATTGGTTAGGGTTACCTCTATTTCGTTAACATGTATGACCTAAAATTCATGGGAATCCCAGGCTACACCTTAGTATCCATCCCTGTAGATGTGAAGGCCATAAATTAGTACCACAAATATCCCTTTAATACCAGTGTCTACATAGCTTAACCTTTCCCTAAAAAGACTTTTCATTTCGTTCAATAGCTTAAATATGAATGCCCATTGAAAGAGGCTGAACGCAAGATTGCAAAAAGTGGAATGACTGTGCCAACTTCTAGCTCTAAGACAGGTTTCACTCTCCCAGGGTCACCATGGTATTGAATTAGTCTACTTTGTAATGCAGTGAGCTGGGGGTATGTGTTCAGAGTGTGAGGTGTATTGAGACTGTAAGGGGGCTGTTTTGCTGGCAACAGTTCCTATCTATGTTCACTGTCCTTATAACCACCCAGAATCAAAATGAGGTCCTCatgacacagagaaaagacactgattcactttgcagtacaacagaaattaagacaacattgtttaaattatactccaatgaaacttttttaaaaagaagaatttcaGAATGAAAGACCAttataaaaagactgaaaaactaCCGATGTTTCATACTTCCAAAAAGACGACTGGAAACAACCTTCCTATCTCCTAACACTAATGCATTGTAGCAAAGTAACCCCTTCAAAGTTCTAGGAagttttctttctcatgattaCATGAATTGTCTGGGGAAAATCAATCCATCCACCTTTACTTCTGATTTCATCACTCTGTTCCTACCTAGATTTGATCTAGAACTAGATGTCAAAGAGAAAGTGTCTTGACCACATTTTCTCTCCAGTCTAACTGGTAATTCTGAGCCAAATGTCCCCACCAACCAAATGCAAAGGGAGATTTGACACAGCTGTATTACTCCAGACATCTGCCCctcctttgtcttctttttgaaTGCCAACCGAAAGcacatttttgttttagaataagAATTCTGCAGCAAAAATGAGATGGGCTAAAATTCTAGACAGCATTCTCCAATGGCTTCCAAAATAAATGCATCAACATTTTTATTTAGCACCACCTGCAAGAAAAGTCTATGGTCAGCGTTCAGGctcaataatataaaaatgaaaattattagcTGGGAAATAGGTTTCAGGATCAGGTCTACAGAGGATaacttgaaacaacagaaatcccTCTTGGAGACAGAGTCTTTAGAATCCTGTATAAGCATGCTATATTTGGAATTTATGTATTAACTCCATTCCCCCTTTGACTCATACACATTCTTCTAAATCAAATGGTTTTCAAATACAAACTCCACCACATAAACAATGGAAATCTACTCTTTATCAGCTTTTCCCAACTGAGGTTCTTTAAGAGAATTTAGCCCCACAGAAAATGATTCCAGGGATTGGTCTTtcaattttcccaaagaagatactTAGCTAACACTACTCtagaatgaagaggaaataagttCACTCATTAACACACAATAGAACTCTTAGGACTTAATTCTCTACAAATCTTAGAGAAGTTCGCTGGTTCTTTTCAAAAGCATAGAAATGTGATCACAAACTAATTTGCATAACACTGCCAGTTTCTCTATGTCCCCAAATACTCCTAACACATTACTGCTGTAACAACCAGTCCTACTACTTGTAAGAAAATAAGAATGGTTTCCATATGCTGACCAGTCTCTATGCTAAATCTTTAAAACTCATCTGCTCATTTAAACAACACTACAGGAATATGATATGGGTATAATTACTATTGCCCATTTGACAGCTGAGGAGTTACTGGTTAGAAGGAATAACTGGCAAAATCAAAtttgaacctagagcctatctgACTCAAAAAtgccaggagaaaaagaaatccattttGCTGTGATAAACGCCAAGGGGGCTAGGGTTAGGAAGCCGTCAGAAGGAGGGCCTCCCCTCACCTGCTGGAccaagcaggaggaggaggaacgtCAAGATGGAGGCAGGATTGGTTGATAACTACAGCCAAATAGGTTGGGTCACCAAAGAAGAGAAAGTGCCAGGAAGAGGACTGGGACCCCACAAAGTTTGTTCGTGGTCAGGGAGACGGAAGAACAGGGAGTGCTTGCCGTGAATACAGGGTTTGCTGGGAGGTGAGGCGGAAATCTTCAAAGGGTCTGAAACTACAAGGTGGCCATGGTTACACAGCGCTTTGTCGGTCCTCAGTGTCCCCAGATTGCAGCCGTTTtcaataattgttattattaGACAACGATAATtgttaacaacaataacaattattAAACAACAATAATTGTTACTATGACATtgctattattaaataaatgaataattttattctttcaaactgAACCAAGAAAAGTACAGAACACCATAGAACAAGTAAAAGAGCACAAAATAGgtagagaaaaaccaaataaacagacCCTCAAGGGAAGGGAAGTCAGTCTCCCCTGGGTGGGGAGCGAGTTGATGGCATCCATGGGGGGCAGACAGGGATAGCGGCTGCAGAGCCCACGGCTCCCCTGGACCTGGTGTTTCCAGAACGGGCTCTGGGTCTCTGTCCAAAAGAGGGGCCCGTTGTCCCTGCAGCGGTTGGTCAGTCATCGTGGGCGTCTGGGTGTTGAGCAGGAGCCAGGGCAGGCTGTCCCTGCAGAGGTGGTAACTCATGCCCTGACTCGGGTTCTCCTGCCAAAGCCCGAGCGGGTGCAGGTGCAGGTGGAGGTAGACGTTTGGGCCGAGGGGGAGGGACATCGGTGCCTGGGGCTGGGCGTCCTGCAGGCACAGAGGTCCGATCTGCCCAGTGTGGTGGCCAGGAACCAGCTGGTCCAGTGTCTTTGAGGCAGGATGGATCAGGTCTCGATGTCCCCTCagtggatccctgggtcctgcACGTGCAGCAAGCACCTCTGTAGGGACAGGTGTTGGAAATGGAGCCTGGTTGAGTTGGAAGGTCAGAGCTAGGGCTGGGAGAGAAGAAGAGATTACCCAGAGGTCTCCCTTGTCACGGGCCTAACTGGGCTCTAAAGCTTCCCAGGACTTCCAGTAGAATACCCAGCATAGGATGCCTTCTCTGACTGCAGTCTGCAAGATGGTGGGAGGCCAGCCGTtgctccaggcccagccccagctctggagGACTCCTCCCTGGGAAGCTCAgcgcccctccccacacactcagattcccagccccaggctcctcacctctgtgctctgccGCGCTGGGCTCCAGGTCCTCGTGCTGCCTCAGAGGGAGGGGTGCTCGGGGCTCTGGGTCGGAGCCAGGTGTGCTGAGCCGCGAAGCAGCCCGAGACTGGGCCCCGCGGTGTGTCCTGGGTGGTTTCTGGGGAGGCCTTCCCCTCTTGCTCTTCACTCCCCCTTGGGCTGACCCCTCCATGGGCACGCTCACCTGGACCCTGCACTGGGCCTCACGGGCAGGGGGATGGGGCTCCGACCCCTCCCTCGAGGAGGTGGACGGCGTGTCCCCCTCGTCGGCCACATCCGGTGGGAAGCTCTGCAATGACAGTAAGCGTCAGCCAGGCCTGCTTGGTGTTTTCCGAGCTGGGCCTGGCCAGTATGGCTGCTGCTTCTGCCCACTTGAATTTCTGGTCCCAGCGGAGATGTGTGTCTGCTCAGATACCCACCCGGGAGGAAGGAGACACCTCTTAGGGCGTCAGGTCAACCTGGGCAGTCAGCGCTGCCTGGGCTCTCCCCCTCCCGCCCAGCCTGCTCTCCCCTGGGGTGGGGACGCCACCGGTGCACAGGCTTGACCGCACATCCTTCTGGACTTGCTTGAGGCAGACACACCCCGAGAACCCCCCATCCCCATTCCCAGGGAAAGGACTCGGGGTTGCccgggtgggatgggagaggtgGCCGGGCCCGGCCTGGGGCTCCCGGGTTACCTTCCTGTTCCTTCGGGCAAAGGGCCAGAGGCCTCCTCGGGGGGCCCTGAGCCAGCGTCGCCAGCGATCCCACACACTCTGCCTGTGAGCCCTCCCGAGGCCCCGGCCTCTGGGCAGGGGCAAACAGCAGAACATCTTGGCAGCAAGTGATCTGGCTGGGGTCTCCTCTCGCAGTGGTGCCTGGGTCCCTGGGTTCTGGGTTCTGTTGAGTTCTGTTGCCAGGAAGTGACATCATTTCTTGGGTTCGTTGCTGAGGTCCCTTCCACAGAGCTCCCCAAGGGAACCTGGGTGTTTCTGAGTGTGCAACCACACCCTTAGGCCCCGTGCGGGCACAGTGACACGCACACTGCCCAGCCCTCAGCCttgggggaggcctgggttccgcCAGGGCCTGAGCTCTGAGGACACAGCTGCTTTcagaccaggctcctccttctccTAGGTCACGTGGCCCTAGACAAGCATGTGCCCCTCAGGGTTTCCCCAGTCTTTCCATCTGCCGAGCGGGGGTcattctcccatctcctgcccagaTCTGTTGGCCTCCGAGACCCCCATGCCTTTCCACCTGGGGCTGGTATCACATGGAGTTTGTGCACTGAGACTTCCCAAAGGAAGGATTCAATACAGGGCTGACCTAGCACGGAATGGGGCAGAAACAGGCTCTGGGACATAGGAAAAGACCCTCCCCTTGCTGCCTTTTCAAGACCACACCCCCCAATTGGGGGGCTGAAAGGAAGACTGGAAGGTCGCCTTCTCTTATATGAAAGAGGAGCCAACTTTCTGGTCCTCTTTTTCCATCGAGATTCTGGTTCAAGTCTCCCAGCTTGGCTTCTGTGGGTGGCTGAGCATAGAATGGCTCCCTGCATTCAGGCAACTGCTCTGAAAATGCAACCATGGATGCAATTATGTACAGCAGTTCTGTTCAAAATGGCTATACATGTTAAGAAGTCGTGATatccttcagtagatgaatgtGTAGG includes the following:
- the LOC122422699 gene encoding uncharacterized protein LOC122422699, which produces MFCCLPLPRGRGLGRAHRQSVWDRWRRWLRAPRGGLWPFARRNRKSFPPDVADEGDTPSTSSREGSEPHPPAREAQCRVQVSVPMEGSAQGGVKSKRGRPPQKPPRTHRGAQSRAASRLSTPGSDPEPRAPLPLRQHEDLEPSAAEHREVLAARAGPRDPLRGHRDLIHPASKTLDQLVPGHHTGQIGPLCLQDAQPQAPMSLPLGPNVYLHLHLHPLGLWQENPSQGMSYHLCRDSLPWLLLNTQTPTMTDQPLQGQRAPLLDRDPEPVLETPGPGEP